One window of the Halictus rubicundus isolate RS-2024b chromosome 6, iyHalRubi1_principal, whole genome shotgun sequence genome contains the following:
- the LOC143355130 gene encoding polycomb protein Sfmbt isoform X3 translates to MYPSGKVYASIPGLPELGMVWMGDMMVHGEPTHELMLDPRQAESPFFSHGSNPYEDIRNHQIAPTMVRYLPPQFSNECSEPDEAMEAVDAQEMQQEYDSQSERQEMTDYLTLEDYMGDEDREQVVNNAATQTTQDNRNRKIKPIKHPGLVLKTPIAYQPHTDLNFIPIRKDGIAVCEKCGAIGVKHAFYTKERRFCSRACARSSEHTAPTADSTYSPSHSIEAPTSVNPMSPNESKIVKQTVVKEEEDGKEHIELEKEKVISEPVMPEDLPVRRKRTAEMAGSYDWTTQLAESGFCAAPVSCFKHAPISEIWDNITVGMKVEVENTDCDEVCEAFPDSFWVATVLRISGYRALLRYEGFGLNADKDFWVSLCSNDIHPVGWCATIGKPLIPPNTIANKYKDWKDFLMRRLTGARTLPTNFYNKVNDSMRSRFRCGLHLEVVDKNRISQVKVATIQKIVGKRLHVRYYDSPPEDNGFWCHEDSPLIHPVGWAKRVGQTLDAYPEYLERVSKSKLCEEDSTENLFYVPKNHHFHLCYTFREGMKIEAIDPLNLSAICAATVMQVLKEDYIMIRIDSYDEDASGADWFCYNSCSPCIFPIGFCSQHGLPLTPPKGYDPSTFAWETYLTETNTIPAPVQLFNREIPQHGFIEGMRLEAADLMDPRLVCVATITRVIGRLLKVHFDGWEDEYDQWLDCQSPDIYPVGWCDLVDHKLEGPRVLNKNTSPTVKSPRGLKRKAKRKLKKSSKVSCAKNILPRHSERISMARERERELEPAQGVKIERERDVESLPEQRNREPEPAEEPAGPDQTLPSPTTGQGQALNDTQSETQSPPPPKERTATSYINVTSASSKYIPRLADGVQKSSESGDLVPSEWNVFDVAQFLRVNDCATYCDNFSKRKIDGKTLLTLTKDQIIDLTGFKVGPSLKIYDLIQQLKIKVNPAQERLKLGMKKLL, encoded by the exons ATGTATCCCAGTGGAAAAG TGTATGCCTCTATCCCTGGATTACCGGAACTAGGGATGGTATGGATGGGCGATATGATGGTACACGGAGAACCCACTCACGAACTCATGTTGGATCCCCGTCAAGCCGAAAGTCCATTTTTCTCCCATGGCTCGAATCCATATGAGGATATTAGGAATCATCAAATTGCGCCTACTATGGTACGATATCTACCACCACAGTTTTCGAACGAATGTTCAGAACCAGACGAAGCCATGGAAGCTGTTGATGCTCAAGAAATGCAACAA GAATATGATTCTCAGTCTGAAAGGCAAGAAATGACAGACTATTTAACCTTAGAAGATTACATGGGTGACGAAGATAGGGAGCAGGTTGTAAATAATGCAGCTACGCAAACTACTCAAGACAATcgtaacagaaaaataaaacctATAAAACACCCTGGACTCGTTTTAAAAACACCAATTGCTTATCAACCGCACACAGACTTAAATTTTATACCTATCCGTAAGGATGGTATAG CTGTTTGCGAAAAGTGTGGCGCAATTGGTGTAAAACATGCATTTTACACGAAAGAGCGTAGATTTTGCAGTAGAGCATGTGCAAGGTCTTCAGAACATACTGCTCCCACTGCGGATTCTACGTACAGTCCATCTCATTCTATAGAAGCACCTACATCGGTAAATCCTATGTCACCGAACGAATCAAAAATAGTGAAACAA ACTGTAGTTAAAGAAGAAGAGGACGGGAAGGAACACATTGAACTAGAAAAAGAGAAAGTTATATCTGAACCAGTGATGCCAGAAGATTTACCTGTAAGAAGGAAAAGAACTGCCGAAATGGCTGGATCTTACGATTGGACTACGCAACTTGCGGAATCTGGTTTTTGTGCTGCTCCAGTATCTTGCTTTAAACAT GCACCTATATCGGAAATATGGGATAATATAACAGTCGGTATGAAAGTTGAAGTTGAGAATACAGATTGCGACGAGGTGTGCGAAGCTTTTCCTGATTCTTTCTGGGTCGCGACGGTACTGCGTATATCCGGATACAGAGCTTTATTAAGGTACGAAGGTTTCGGACTTAACGCTGACAAAGACTTCTGGGTATCATTGTGCTCGAACGATATACATCCAGTAGGTTGGTGTGCAACAATTGGAAAGCCATTGATTCCACCTAATA CGATTGCTAACAAATACAAAGACTGGAAAGATTTTCTAATGAGACGATTAACTGGTGCAAGAACACTGCCaactaatttttataataaagttaacGATAGTATGAGGTCCCGGTTCAGATGTGGACTTCACTTGGAAGTAGTAGATAAAAATAGAATCTCACAGGTAAAAGTAGCAACGATACAGAAGATTGTTGGGAAACGTTTACACGTAAGATACTATGATTCGCCGCCCGAGGATAACGGTTTCTGGTGCCACGAGGACTCTCCCCTGATACACCCTGTTGGCTGGGCCAAGAGGGTAGGGCAGACGTTGGACGCGTATCCCGAGTATTTGGAGCGTGTCTCGAAATCAAAATTATGCGAAGAAGATTCCACAGAAAATCTTTTTTATGTGCCAAAGAACCATCATTTCCACCTCTGTTACACATTTAGGGAAGGAATGAAAATAGAGGCCATCGATCCGCTTAATCTTTCTGCCATATGCGCGGCTACGGTTATGCAAGTCTTGAAGGAAGACTACATAATGATCCGTATAGATAGTTACGACGAGGATGCGAGTGGTGCTGATTGGTTCTGTTATAATTCATGTTCACCTTGTATTTTTCCAATCGGATTTTGTTCTCAACACGGTTTACCGCTTACACCACCAAAGGGTTACGATCCTTCTACATTCGCATGGGAGACATATTTAACAGAGACGAATACTATACCTGCTCCCGTGCAACTATTTAATAGG GAAATACCTCAACACGGTTTTATCGAGGGAATGAGGCTCGAAGCTGCTGATTTGATGGATCCTAGATTAGTTTGTGTTGCTACTATCACTAGAGTGATCGGAAGGTTATTAAAAGTACATTTTGATGGTTGGGAAGACGAATATGATCAGTGGTTAGATTGCCAGAGTCCTGACATTTATCCAGTCGGATGGTGCGATCTGGTCGATCATAAACTAGAAGGGCCCCGTGTACTCAATAAAAACACTAGTCCTACTG TAAAATCACCAAGAGGCCTTAAACGTAAAGCTAAGAGAAAGTTGAAGAAAAGCAGCAAAGTATCCTGCGCGAAAAACATTCTACCTCGGCACAGCGAACGTATTAGCATGGCTCGCGAACGCGAACGAGAGTTAGAGCCAGCTCAAGGGGTAAAGATTGAAAGAGAACGCGACGTGGAAAGCTTACCAGAACAAAGAAACAGGGAACCAGAGCCGGCAGAAGAGCCTGCTGGCCCTGATCAAACACTACCTAGTCCTACCACGGGACAAGGACAAGCGCTAAATGATACTCAAAGCGAGACACAAAGTCCTCCGCCGCCGAAAGAAAGAACTGCGACATCCTATATCAAT GTGACGTCTGCCTCTAGTAAATACATCCCAAGGCTAGCAGATGGTGTCCAGAAAAGTTCTGAGTCTGGTGATTTAGTGCCATCTGAATGGAATGTGTTTGATGTTGCACAATTCCTTCGTGTTAACGATTGTGCAACATACTGCGATAATTTTAGTAAACGTAAAATAGATGGGAAAACATTGTTGACGCTCACTAAGGACCAAATAATAGACCTGACGGGTTTCAAAGTTGGGCCTTCCTTAAAAATCTACGATCTTATTCAGCAATTAAAAATCAAAGTGAATCCAGCTCAGGAAAGGTTGAAATTaggaatgaaaaaattattataa
- the LOC143355130 gene encoding MBT domain-containing protein 1 isoform X1: MDVQASNGMDICMNSVYASIPGLPELGMVWMGDMMVHGEPTHELMLDPRQAESPFFSHGSNPYEDIRNHQIAPTMVRYLPPQFSNECSEPDEAMEAVDAQEMQQEYDSQSERQEMTDYLTLEDYMGDEDREQVVNNAATQTTQDNRNRKIKPIKHPGLVLKTPIAYQPHTDLNFIPIRKDGIAVCEKCGAIGVKHAFYTKERRFCSRACARSSEHTAPTADSTYSPSHSIEAPTSVNPMSPNESKIVKQTVVKEEEDGKEHIELEKEKVISEPVMPEDLPVRRKRTAEMAGSYDWTTQLAESGFCAAPVSCFKHAPISEIWDNITVGMKVEVENTDCDEVCEAFPDSFWVATVLRISGYRALLRYEGFGLNADKDFWVSLCSNDIHPVGWCATIGKPLIPPNTIANKYKDWKDFLMRRLTGARTLPTNFYNKVNDSMRSRFRCGLHLEVVDKNRISQVKVATIQKIVGKRLHVRYYDSPPEDNGFWCHEDSPLIHPVGWAKRVGQTLDAYPEYLERVSKSKLCEEDSTENLFYVPKNHHFHLCYTFREGMKIEAIDPLNLSAICAATVMQVLKEDYIMIRIDSYDEDASGADWFCYNSCSPCIFPIGFCSQHGLPLTPPKGYDPSTFAWETYLTETNTIPAPVQLFNREIPQHGFIEGMRLEAADLMDPRLVCVATITRVIGRLLKVHFDGWEDEYDQWLDCQSPDIYPVGWCDLVDHKLEGPRVLNKNTSPTVKSPRGLKRKAKRKLKKSSKVSCAKNILPRHSERISMARERERELEPAQGVKIERERDVESLPEQRNREPEPAEEPAGPDQTLPSPTTGQGQALNDTQSETQSPPPPKERTATSYINVTSASSKYIPRLADGVQKSSESGDLVPSEWNVFDVAQFLRVNDCATYCDNFSKRKIDGKTLLTLTKDQIIDLTGFKVGPSLKIYDLIQQLKIKVNPAQERLKLGMKKLL; encoded by the exons ATGGACGTGCAAGCTTCTAATG GAATGGATATTTGTATGAATTCAGTGTATGCCTCTATCCCTGGATTACCGGAACTAGGGATGGTATGGATGGGCGATATGATGGTACACGGAGAACCCACTCACGAACTCATGTTGGATCCCCGTCAAGCCGAAAGTCCATTTTTCTCCCATGGCTCGAATCCATATGAGGATATTAGGAATCATCAAATTGCGCCTACTATGGTACGATATCTACCACCACAGTTTTCGAACGAATGTTCAGAACCAGACGAAGCCATGGAAGCTGTTGATGCTCAAGAAATGCAACAA GAATATGATTCTCAGTCTGAAAGGCAAGAAATGACAGACTATTTAACCTTAGAAGATTACATGGGTGACGAAGATAGGGAGCAGGTTGTAAATAATGCAGCTACGCAAACTACTCAAGACAATcgtaacagaaaaataaaacctATAAAACACCCTGGACTCGTTTTAAAAACACCAATTGCTTATCAACCGCACACAGACTTAAATTTTATACCTATCCGTAAGGATGGTATAG CTGTTTGCGAAAAGTGTGGCGCAATTGGTGTAAAACATGCATTTTACACGAAAGAGCGTAGATTTTGCAGTAGAGCATGTGCAAGGTCTTCAGAACATACTGCTCCCACTGCGGATTCTACGTACAGTCCATCTCATTCTATAGAAGCACCTACATCGGTAAATCCTATGTCACCGAACGAATCAAAAATAGTGAAACAA ACTGTAGTTAAAGAAGAAGAGGACGGGAAGGAACACATTGAACTAGAAAAAGAGAAAGTTATATCTGAACCAGTGATGCCAGAAGATTTACCTGTAAGAAGGAAAAGAACTGCCGAAATGGCTGGATCTTACGATTGGACTACGCAACTTGCGGAATCTGGTTTTTGTGCTGCTCCAGTATCTTGCTTTAAACAT GCACCTATATCGGAAATATGGGATAATATAACAGTCGGTATGAAAGTTGAAGTTGAGAATACAGATTGCGACGAGGTGTGCGAAGCTTTTCCTGATTCTTTCTGGGTCGCGACGGTACTGCGTATATCCGGATACAGAGCTTTATTAAGGTACGAAGGTTTCGGACTTAACGCTGACAAAGACTTCTGGGTATCATTGTGCTCGAACGATATACATCCAGTAGGTTGGTGTGCAACAATTGGAAAGCCATTGATTCCACCTAATA CGATTGCTAACAAATACAAAGACTGGAAAGATTTTCTAATGAGACGATTAACTGGTGCAAGAACACTGCCaactaatttttataataaagttaacGATAGTATGAGGTCCCGGTTCAGATGTGGACTTCACTTGGAAGTAGTAGATAAAAATAGAATCTCACAGGTAAAAGTAGCAACGATACAGAAGATTGTTGGGAAACGTTTACACGTAAGATACTATGATTCGCCGCCCGAGGATAACGGTTTCTGGTGCCACGAGGACTCTCCCCTGATACACCCTGTTGGCTGGGCCAAGAGGGTAGGGCAGACGTTGGACGCGTATCCCGAGTATTTGGAGCGTGTCTCGAAATCAAAATTATGCGAAGAAGATTCCACAGAAAATCTTTTTTATGTGCCAAAGAACCATCATTTCCACCTCTGTTACACATTTAGGGAAGGAATGAAAATAGAGGCCATCGATCCGCTTAATCTTTCTGCCATATGCGCGGCTACGGTTATGCAAGTCTTGAAGGAAGACTACATAATGATCCGTATAGATAGTTACGACGAGGATGCGAGTGGTGCTGATTGGTTCTGTTATAATTCATGTTCACCTTGTATTTTTCCAATCGGATTTTGTTCTCAACACGGTTTACCGCTTACACCACCAAAGGGTTACGATCCTTCTACATTCGCATGGGAGACATATTTAACAGAGACGAATACTATACCTGCTCCCGTGCAACTATTTAATAGG GAAATACCTCAACACGGTTTTATCGAGGGAATGAGGCTCGAAGCTGCTGATTTGATGGATCCTAGATTAGTTTGTGTTGCTACTATCACTAGAGTGATCGGAAGGTTATTAAAAGTACATTTTGATGGTTGGGAAGACGAATATGATCAGTGGTTAGATTGCCAGAGTCCTGACATTTATCCAGTCGGATGGTGCGATCTGGTCGATCATAAACTAGAAGGGCCCCGTGTACTCAATAAAAACACTAGTCCTACTG TAAAATCACCAAGAGGCCTTAAACGTAAAGCTAAGAGAAAGTTGAAGAAAAGCAGCAAAGTATCCTGCGCGAAAAACATTCTACCTCGGCACAGCGAACGTATTAGCATGGCTCGCGAACGCGAACGAGAGTTAGAGCCAGCTCAAGGGGTAAAGATTGAAAGAGAACGCGACGTGGAAAGCTTACCAGAACAAAGAAACAGGGAACCAGAGCCGGCAGAAGAGCCTGCTGGCCCTGATCAAACACTACCTAGTCCTACCACGGGACAAGGACAAGCGCTAAATGATACTCAAAGCGAGACACAAAGTCCTCCGCCGCCGAAAGAAAGAACTGCGACATCCTATATCAAT GTGACGTCTGCCTCTAGTAAATACATCCCAAGGCTAGCAGATGGTGTCCAGAAAAGTTCTGAGTCTGGTGATTTAGTGCCATCTGAATGGAATGTGTTTGATGTTGCACAATTCCTTCGTGTTAACGATTGTGCAACATACTGCGATAATTTTAGTAAACGTAAAATAGATGGGAAAACATTGTTGACGCTCACTAAGGACCAAATAATAGACCTGACGGGTTTCAAAGTTGGGCCTTCCTTAAAAATCTACGATCTTATTCAGCAATTAAAAATCAAAGTGAATCCAGCTCAGGAAAGGTTGAAATTaggaatgaaaaaattattataa
- the LOC143355130 gene encoding polycomb protein Sfmbt isoform X2: protein MDVQASNVYASIPGLPELGMVWMGDMMVHGEPTHELMLDPRQAESPFFSHGSNPYEDIRNHQIAPTMVRYLPPQFSNECSEPDEAMEAVDAQEMQQEYDSQSERQEMTDYLTLEDYMGDEDREQVVNNAATQTTQDNRNRKIKPIKHPGLVLKTPIAYQPHTDLNFIPIRKDGIAVCEKCGAIGVKHAFYTKERRFCSRACARSSEHTAPTADSTYSPSHSIEAPTSVNPMSPNESKIVKQTVVKEEEDGKEHIELEKEKVISEPVMPEDLPVRRKRTAEMAGSYDWTTQLAESGFCAAPVSCFKHAPISEIWDNITVGMKVEVENTDCDEVCEAFPDSFWVATVLRISGYRALLRYEGFGLNADKDFWVSLCSNDIHPVGWCATIGKPLIPPNTIANKYKDWKDFLMRRLTGARTLPTNFYNKVNDSMRSRFRCGLHLEVVDKNRISQVKVATIQKIVGKRLHVRYYDSPPEDNGFWCHEDSPLIHPVGWAKRVGQTLDAYPEYLERVSKSKLCEEDSTENLFYVPKNHHFHLCYTFREGMKIEAIDPLNLSAICAATVMQVLKEDYIMIRIDSYDEDASGADWFCYNSCSPCIFPIGFCSQHGLPLTPPKGYDPSTFAWETYLTETNTIPAPVQLFNREIPQHGFIEGMRLEAADLMDPRLVCVATITRVIGRLLKVHFDGWEDEYDQWLDCQSPDIYPVGWCDLVDHKLEGPRVLNKNTSPTVKSPRGLKRKAKRKLKKSSKVSCAKNILPRHSERISMARERERELEPAQGVKIERERDVESLPEQRNREPEPAEEPAGPDQTLPSPTTGQGQALNDTQSETQSPPPPKERTATSYINVTSASSKYIPRLADGVQKSSESGDLVPSEWNVFDVAQFLRVNDCATYCDNFSKRKIDGKTLLTLTKDQIIDLTGFKVGPSLKIYDLIQQLKIKVNPAQERLKLGMKKLL, encoded by the exons ATGGACGTGCAAGCTTCTAATG TGTATGCCTCTATCCCTGGATTACCGGAACTAGGGATGGTATGGATGGGCGATATGATGGTACACGGAGAACCCACTCACGAACTCATGTTGGATCCCCGTCAAGCCGAAAGTCCATTTTTCTCCCATGGCTCGAATCCATATGAGGATATTAGGAATCATCAAATTGCGCCTACTATGGTACGATATCTACCACCACAGTTTTCGAACGAATGTTCAGAACCAGACGAAGCCATGGAAGCTGTTGATGCTCAAGAAATGCAACAA GAATATGATTCTCAGTCTGAAAGGCAAGAAATGACAGACTATTTAACCTTAGAAGATTACATGGGTGACGAAGATAGGGAGCAGGTTGTAAATAATGCAGCTACGCAAACTACTCAAGACAATcgtaacagaaaaataaaacctATAAAACACCCTGGACTCGTTTTAAAAACACCAATTGCTTATCAACCGCACACAGACTTAAATTTTATACCTATCCGTAAGGATGGTATAG CTGTTTGCGAAAAGTGTGGCGCAATTGGTGTAAAACATGCATTTTACACGAAAGAGCGTAGATTTTGCAGTAGAGCATGTGCAAGGTCTTCAGAACATACTGCTCCCACTGCGGATTCTACGTACAGTCCATCTCATTCTATAGAAGCACCTACATCGGTAAATCCTATGTCACCGAACGAATCAAAAATAGTGAAACAA ACTGTAGTTAAAGAAGAAGAGGACGGGAAGGAACACATTGAACTAGAAAAAGAGAAAGTTATATCTGAACCAGTGATGCCAGAAGATTTACCTGTAAGAAGGAAAAGAACTGCCGAAATGGCTGGATCTTACGATTGGACTACGCAACTTGCGGAATCTGGTTTTTGTGCTGCTCCAGTATCTTGCTTTAAACAT GCACCTATATCGGAAATATGGGATAATATAACAGTCGGTATGAAAGTTGAAGTTGAGAATACAGATTGCGACGAGGTGTGCGAAGCTTTTCCTGATTCTTTCTGGGTCGCGACGGTACTGCGTATATCCGGATACAGAGCTTTATTAAGGTACGAAGGTTTCGGACTTAACGCTGACAAAGACTTCTGGGTATCATTGTGCTCGAACGATATACATCCAGTAGGTTGGTGTGCAACAATTGGAAAGCCATTGATTCCACCTAATA CGATTGCTAACAAATACAAAGACTGGAAAGATTTTCTAATGAGACGATTAACTGGTGCAAGAACACTGCCaactaatttttataataaagttaacGATAGTATGAGGTCCCGGTTCAGATGTGGACTTCACTTGGAAGTAGTAGATAAAAATAGAATCTCACAGGTAAAAGTAGCAACGATACAGAAGATTGTTGGGAAACGTTTACACGTAAGATACTATGATTCGCCGCCCGAGGATAACGGTTTCTGGTGCCACGAGGACTCTCCCCTGATACACCCTGTTGGCTGGGCCAAGAGGGTAGGGCAGACGTTGGACGCGTATCCCGAGTATTTGGAGCGTGTCTCGAAATCAAAATTATGCGAAGAAGATTCCACAGAAAATCTTTTTTATGTGCCAAAGAACCATCATTTCCACCTCTGTTACACATTTAGGGAAGGAATGAAAATAGAGGCCATCGATCCGCTTAATCTTTCTGCCATATGCGCGGCTACGGTTATGCAAGTCTTGAAGGAAGACTACATAATGATCCGTATAGATAGTTACGACGAGGATGCGAGTGGTGCTGATTGGTTCTGTTATAATTCATGTTCACCTTGTATTTTTCCAATCGGATTTTGTTCTCAACACGGTTTACCGCTTACACCACCAAAGGGTTACGATCCTTCTACATTCGCATGGGAGACATATTTAACAGAGACGAATACTATACCTGCTCCCGTGCAACTATTTAATAGG GAAATACCTCAACACGGTTTTATCGAGGGAATGAGGCTCGAAGCTGCTGATTTGATGGATCCTAGATTAGTTTGTGTTGCTACTATCACTAGAGTGATCGGAAGGTTATTAAAAGTACATTTTGATGGTTGGGAAGACGAATATGATCAGTGGTTAGATTGCCAGAGTCCTGACATTTATCCAGTCGGATGGTGCGATCTGGTCGATCATAAACTAGAAGGGCCCCGTGTACTCAATAAAAACACTAGTCCTACTG TAAAATCACCAAGAGGCCTTAAACGTAAAGCTAAGAGAAAGTTGAAGAAAAGCAGCAAAGTATCCTGCGCGAAAAACATTCTACCTCGGCACAGCGAACGTATTAGCATGGCTCGCGAACGCGAACGAGAGTTAGAGCCAGCTCAAGGGGTAAAGATTGAAAGAGAACGCGACGTGGAAAGCTTACCAGAACAAAGAAACAGGGAACCAGAGCCGGCAGAAGAGCCTGCTGGCCCTGATCAAACACTACCTAGTCCTACCACGGGACAAGGACAAGCGCTAAATGATACTCAAAGCGAGACACAAAGTCCTCCGCCGCCGAAAGAAAGAACTGCGACATCCTATATCAAT GTGACGTCTGCCTCTAGTAAATACATCCCAAGGCTAGCAGATGGTGTCCAGAAAAGTTCTGAGTCTGGTGATTTAGTGCCATCTGAATGGAATGTGTTTGATGTTGCACAATTCCTTCGTGTTAACGATTGTGCAACATACTGCGATAATTTTAGTAAACGTAAAATAGATGGGAAAACATTGTTGACGCTCACTAAGGACCAAATAATAGACCTGACGGGTTTCAAAGTTGGGCCTTCCTTAAAAATCTACGATCTTATTCAGCAATTAAAAATCAAAGTGAATCCAGCTCAGGAAAGGTTGAAATTaggaatgaaaaaattattataa